The Rosa chinensis cultivar Old Blush chromosome 7, RchiOBHm-V2, whole genome shotgun sequence DNA segment TTATAAGTTAATGATCTCATGGTTATGGTTTTGTTATGGTACTTGATGAGGCTCTCAGGGTTTTCTTATATATGTAAGCCCATGCATTAACTAGTAGTTTCCTGGTGCTCAGCACGCGGTTCAAGAATATACACTTGAACAGAAATTTTGCATTTTCTgacaattcaaagaaaatgatacACGTGAGCTTTGTTGATTTTCTGGTGCCCATGCACTAGCTATTTCCTGGTGCCCAGCCGTTCAAGAATATACACCAGTCAAAATCTCTCTCTATTTTGAACAAGAAATTTTGCGCACAGATATTTTCACACAATAAAAAGATGAGATGTGTCCAGCACTATACAACCCACTACTCGAAGAAGTACCTATTGGGGCGGCAGCCTTTTGTTTTTGCTGTTCtgggtttttttctttattctaatTCCTATCTGGTTTACTTTCCTTATCAGTTGTATTTGTGCCTCAGTTCTTGCTGGCCTTGTTTCCTGGGCGCTGCCCTTAATGAAGATTTTCATTctccaattaaaaaataaataaaaaagtaccTATTGCACACCAGCACTATACAACAACCCACTACTAGAAAAAATACCCATTGCACACAGCTATGTTCACACAGAGGAAAATGTACCTGTATATATTCATACAATAATAAATAATTGATGCATCTTTACATCTTTGGTTTGGTAGATACTTTGTAGTGCCGACACAATAGACATAAGTAAAACAGTAAGTAGTTAGTTAGAAAATTAAGTTCCATGTGTACTGAATCAAATTCTAATATGAATTCATGAAACACTGCTTGATAATACATTATACAGTGATTGTATACATGATTGACAAATATGGACGTGGGTTAGAGGCTCAATGATTGACCCTGGTTACATACCCTTGATGCCCAAGCATTAtacccagaaaagaaaattcatttgTGCTGTCATATATATGCTTCTTCAACCACTGACCAACTCTTATGGTTGCACTTGTTCTAATGGTTCTTCCTTCTTagccttctccttctcaagcAAGTAAATTCTCTCTGCTTCTGGTATAGCCAACACGATTGTGCGCAGCCTCAAGTTCATTTCTTCAACCTTTTCCATGAGCCTGTCATTTGTAAACATGCCCAGAAGGACACTCTGGATCGTTTCCCAGCTCTCGTATACTGGTAAAGCAATGATGGCAATGGAACCAATTGTACCCCATGCTATTGCAATCACTGCCCAGAATGTGAAGTACCCTATACTGAAATCCCCTGCACCAATTGACAATGTAAGAAATAATCaattttaattcttattgtggcTACTTAAGGAGTGTTAGAATCATTATTGGAATTACCTGCTGGAAGACTTAGAAGAGGCCACAACAAAACAATCACAAAAGTAAATCCAACACCCCATTTCACTATCCATGCTTTTGCTCTCAATAATTTCTCCTCCCTGTACTCTTCTGCTGGCAGCTCACTCTTTTCCTTCTCAACCACTGTGATCTGTTTAGTGGTACCCCAATCGTAGTTTTGCGGTGACACAAAGCTAAAGATAGCATGTATAGCGCCACCAGTAAGTATAGAGACAAGGTTTCCGGCGAGCATTGGTGCATTCCTGCCTGTTGTGTCAAGATTCACTCGGCCATACTCAATTTTCGCAACCGATAGCCAAGTGATGATCCCAAGAAGACAACCAATGGTTGCTCCTAGAATTGCTCCAATTGCATTTGCCTTTCTCCATAGCAGCATAAAAGCAATGGGGAGTACTGCTGAGCCAATGAGCACTCCCATTGCTAGATACATCCAACCCAATGAAACTCCTGCCTTGTTTAGTATCACTGCTAACAACCCCATAAAGCATCCGAAACCAAGGATGACAGCCCTAGATACCTTGAGGATTGTCTTTCCAGTTGCATCTGGATCTATGTATGTGCGGTAGATATCATATGTACATAATGAGGATACTGCTATAAGCTCTGAAGAACCAGCAGATGTCACTGCCCTGTTCAAAAATAAGATAGTTGGAAGATCAAAACCTCAAGTATTCAAAAGATCTTTACCAAAATGTGTGTAATTGTGTTTTAACCAAAACATTTCTAACGGTCTATAACAGAATATGCTACTGCTGAAATACTTGACATCAAGTTCCTAGACGTTATGTCTATGAATTCCTTTGCaacaaaatattaaatatatataagctAAAACTCACATGAAGAGCATAGTAAGAAGAAGAACTGATCCTCCTTTTCCCATCAAAGCTATAGCTGTGGCAGGAGGAACAAGACCACGACTTGCTTCACTTGCTGTTATGGGTAAGTCAAGGGCCAGTGCTCCCAGACCTAGTGATGTTGCCAAAGAGAATGGGACTGCAAACCAGACAAGCCCACCTAACAAGTAACCCTTGTGAGTTGATGACGGCCGTGCAGCTATGGCGCTTACCCAATATCCCTGAAGTTTCCGGGGGGTTACTTGAAGTGTGATAAACTAAATTTCTGAACTTAAACATGTGAAATATGTTTCTTAGTTGGTCTTAAAATTTTATGAACTTACATTGTCAACAAAAACAGTGCCAAAGTTTCCAACAATGTTGATAATCCCGAAGACTAGCCCTCCGGAACTCAGCATTGTTAGGTAAGACCCTTTGTAATTCCCACCAACAGGACCACAAGACTGCCCAGGATGAGAAATTGGCTCCTGACAgattcttgatttacttgctacCTCTACCAGATGGTCGTAGACAACTCTGGGGCTACCGAGCTCATTGCTTGCCGTATATACAAGGTATACAAATATGACTAGGACCACATGAACTGAAACCAAATACATGAAGAACAAATATGTCAGAATGATCAACATGAATAGATAAAAAGAAATGTATCAAAACAACTTAGAAGGGAGATGTTAATGATTACCTATAACAGAATGTATATAGCTTGCCAAGAATGTGGCTTTTAGACCTCCAGCTAAAGTGTAGACAATTACACCAAGAGGTATCAGGAAGCTAGCAGCATAGATGTTTACTCCGGTAAGTGCATTTACAACAGCAGAACCACCGAGCAGCAGCATTGCCGTTACAATAATATTTGTCAAAAAGCAGAAACTGAGGAAGACTATGTGTGCGGCCGTGCCCCAGCTGAAGAGAAATATTGATGATTACAATTGATTATCTATGAGCTTTTGGACACAAATCCTGTGAGGTTTGAAACTTGATGCATCAAATCAGTTCATTTAATGGAACCAAACGTACCGAGCTTTTACAATTTCGCATACAGTGTGAGCATGAGGAGCCTTTCTCTTGATCTCTATAGCCATTATACCAAACAAGAGTACCTATTTTTTTACCAAATCAAACAATCTCTTATTTATCCATGGTTTTAGAGGTCATTTTATTAATCTAATGAACTGACTCTAACAATCAACAGTGTACATATCAGCTTGGACGTGCCTGAATAGTCGCTCCGCTAGCATACCAGAAAGGGCCACTTACTCCATACTGCCAAGCAACATTTGAACTTTGCAAAATTGTAGCTGCACAGGTCCActgtaaaataaaaatttcaaaacatAGGAAGCTCAATGAGTCCACCAAAATTACCCTTCTCCCTAGAAAAATTGCAAATGGTTGCTTTAATCCCAGGGACTGTACCTGAGATACAATCACACTAGCTATAAGCCCTGTTTTAACATTTCTTCCGGCAGTGTTGAACCATTCGGATGTGTGTTTCGAACCAACATACCGCTTCTCCAGCCATACCTGATTCACAGATACAGTAATGAAAATGATATAAATGTAACATTGACTAGTCTTTTCATGTCCTGCTATTCATACAGTAGTGAGATGATTTAAGTTTCACTAAGCCTCTTGAGTCTTGACATTAGGGCTAGTTGGTCCTCTTATAAACCATTATAATCCAAAGTAAAGACGTGTACTCAGTTTGCAGAACACAAACAATCGAGTGTAGAAAGTTATATCATCCAACAAAAAATCTATTGATAATGAATAGAGAGACAACGACTTATTGTAACACAACTACACAAGGATTAAGATTCTGTTGTGAGATCGATATACAATCAAAAATGTTGATAGATGTTACGATCCCCGGGATCGTAGCCATGGATCGACATGGttgcaaaagagaaagaaggaaaacaagagaaaaagaaactaaGCAAATAAAACTGATTCAATAATTCGATATCTCCATACAATTCCTATTAGCTATTTAAGCAGAGAAAGACTAGAGGTAGTGGACTCATGTAAGGAAAAGCCCAAATAGGCCCAAACAACAGTGATGGCCCATGTACAAAGATAGAGTCGTAACAATAGAAGGGACTTGCTATTCCAAGAAAACTGGGATTTATCCAAGGGTaaagttttcttttctattgTCTTTTAGAGCTCAAGCACACAAAAGTTGAATTGCTGGTAACTCCTATATTCTTTACCCTGAAGTCAACTCCAAAAATTGTTAGCTGTGGACTTTATTTCAACTGAAAAATTTAACCACACATCAATGACAAAGTTCTATTCATCAAAAAGATAGAAGATGAGAGAAATAGGGgccatatacatatacataccaGGAAAGATGTGAAGACAGCGAAGAAGGCTCCAAAGCCAAGAATAACAGAATATCCAACGCTCTGATTGAGGACTGCCTTCCCTTCAAAGAAGCTGCTTTGCCTCCCACAGCCATCTCCAGACACGACGTCGTAGTACTTGCCGGAAAAGTCAAACGGCGGACACCGTGACTCAGAGCTAACCATCAAGTTAAG contains these protein-coding regions:
- the LOC112176942 gene encoding urea-proton symporter DUR3, with protein sequence MVSSESRCPPFDFSGKYYDVVSGDGCGRQSSFFEGKAVLNQSVGYSVILGFGAFFAVFTSFLVWLEKRYVGSKHTSEWFNTAGRNVKTGLIASVIVSQWTCAATILQSSNVAWQYGVSGPFWYASGATIQVLLFGIMAIEIKRKAPHAHTVCEIVKARWGTAAHIVFLSFCFLTNIIVTAMLLLGGSAVVNALTGVNIYAASFLIPLGVIVYTLAGGLKATFLASYIHSVIVHVVLVIFVYLVYTASNELGSPRVVYDHLVEVASKSRICQEPISHPGQSCGPVGGNYKGSYLTMLSSGGLVFGIINIVGNFGTVFVDNGYWVSAIAARPSSTHKGYLLGGLVWFAVPFSLATSLGLGALALDLPITASEASRGLVPPATAIALMGKGGSVLLLTMLFMAVTSAGSSELIAVSSLCTYDIYRTYIDPDATGKTILKVSRAVILGFGCFMGLLAVILNKAGVSLGWMYLAMGVLIGSAVLPIAFMLLWRKANAIGAILGATIGCLLGIITWLSVAKIEYGRVNLDTTGRNAPMLAGNLVSILTGGAIHAIFSFVSPQNYDWGTTKQITVVEKEKSELPAEEYREEKLLRAKAWIVKWGVGFTFVIVLLWPLLSLPAGDFSIGYFTFWAVIAIAWGTIGSIAIIALPVYESWETIQSVLLGMFTNDRLMEKVEEMNLRLRTIVLAIPEAERIYLLEKEKAKKEEPLEQVQP